Within the Candidatus Margulisiibacteriota bacterium genome, the region TTATTGATCTGTTGGTTGTTCGCTATATTTCGCCTGTCTGCTGTTATGTTAGTGAATGAACCGCTATTAATATTTATATTCATAATTCCCTCCTGAATTTTTTTAAACACCAAATGTCAACCGACCGCTTTAGCGGCGTTCAACATTCGCTGTTTTTTAGGAGAAAGAAAATAGAGAAAGGAAAATACTATATTTTTCGCGTACCTACACGAAAAATTGGGGGGGGGGGGGGGTAACTATTAGTCAATATTAAATTCAAAAATTTTGGCATTATAAAACTCCAGTTTTTTGTTTCTTTGTTTTTTCGCGGCGGGGAATATCTTTACCTGCGTGCGCCGAGAATAGAGACGTAGCATGCTACGTCTCTATCCGGTAAAATATTCCCTGCCGCTATAGCACGCTTACGGCAAAATATTCGCTCTCAAAATATCCATCAAAAAAACAAACATTTTCTATTTTTTTGTTCTACTTAGCGTGGCAAATATTTTACCCGGAGCGGACGTAACCTTCAGTGCTACGCCGTGTCCGCGAGGGTAAAGATATTTGCCGCGCTTTAGTTATATACCCCGTCCATTTAATATTTGCCGCGCACATGTAAGTAAATATACTTACCCTCTAAAACTCACAAGAAAGTAATTACCCACTTATCGTAAAAATATACCTTTGAAATGCATCGAATTTTGCCGTTGTTTTTTGCGGTGGAATTTTTCGGTTTGTCATTTTCCGCCAAAAATGGTAAAAAATAGGCTCTAATTTTGTTGGTGAAAGGAGCAAAAAATGGTCAGTTACAAAGAATTGGGTTTGGTTAATACGCGGGAGCTGTTTGCCAAAGCGGTCACGGGAGGTTATGCGCTGCCGGCCTACAATTTCAATAATCTCGAGCAGTTGCAGGCGATCATTCAGGCTTGCGTGGAGACTAAGTCGCCGGTGATCTTGCAGGTATCCAGCGGCGCGCGCCAATACGCCAATCAAACCCTGCTGCGCTACATGGCGCAGGGCGCGGTGCAGTATGCTCGGGAGCTGGGCTGCGCGATACCGATAGTCCTGCATCTTGACCACGGTGATACTTACGAACTGTGCCAGAGTTGTATCGAGTATGGTTTTTCCTCTGTGATGATCGACGGTTCGCATCACCCTTATGCGGAAAATGTTGCCCTGACTAAAAAAGTCGTGGAGTACGCGCATCAGCACAATGTGACTGTGGAAGGTGAATTGGGCGTGCTGGCCGGCGTCGAGGATGAGGTTTCCGCTGAGACGCACACGTATACCCGTCCTGAAGAGGTCGAGGATTTTGTCCGGAAAACTGACGTGGATAGTCTGGCGATCTCGATCGGCACCTCACACGGCGCTTTTAAATTCAAGCCCGGGCAAAAACCGCAGATCCGTTTGGATATTTTGGC harbors:
- a CDS encoding class II fructose-1,6-bisphosphate aldolase → MVSYKELGLVNTRELFAKAVTGGYALPAYNFNNLEQLQAIIQACVETKSPVILQVSSGARQYANQTLLRYMAQGAVQYARELGCAIPIVLHLDHGDTYELCQSCIEYGFSSVMIDGSHHPYAENVALTKKVVEYAHQHNVTVEGELGVLAGVEDEVSAETHTYTRPEEVEDFVRKTDVDSLAISIGTSHGAFKFKPGQKPQIRLDILAEIEKRIPGFPIVLHGSSSVPQEYVELINKYGGKMEAAIGIPEEQLRAAAKSAVCKINIDSDGRLAMTAAVRKVFAEKPAEFDPRKYLGPARDLLKELYKRKNIEVLGSANKA